In the genome of Hydra vulgaris chromosome 06, alternate assembly HydraT2T_AEP, the window CGGCCGTTTCGTTGCCATGGTAACGTGTGgcgttatatttataaattcataacaaaataatgaaataaatagaattaaGCTGAGAATTAAGCTTAAGATTAAAACATCGGTCAAAAATGAATGTATAAAAATggtaaatcaaatttttattttggggGTGACCTTTTTTTGTTGCAGAAAGCTATTTGGGCCTTTTTTCATGATTTTAGGTAAAAGTTCATCGATTTATGATACAggaaacattttatttgaaaaaaaattaaaaagtcatatccctaatatatatatatatatatatatatatattaatatatatatatatatatttatattagggtgtcccaaaaaacagcatttttgaaaataatcagCTCCCACCCCCTAACTGTGTTCtatcttttaacttatttatcaaaattatcataaaaaaatataaaaaatgcatttttttcattttttattataaaaaacataatttttatgtaataaaaccaaaaatagaaataaaaataacaaaaataaaagaaagctgttttttgggacacccatatatatatatatatatatatatatatatatatatatatatatatatatatatatatatatatatatatatatatatatatatatatatatctatatctatatctatatatatatatatatatatatatatatatatatatatatatatatatatatatatatatatatatatatatatatatatatatatatatatatatatatattagggtggttcaaAAATAGGTCAtgtcaaaaatttgaaaagagcCCTAGCTTATGATCTGCCTTGACCCCAAAAtagtacttaaaattttttacaaaaatttttttgatcatcGGAAAGGTCCCCACAAAGGGCAAAAGGGTCAATTTTTGCCctgttttaagaaaaactttacCCCGCTTGTGGGACCCttaaattttaaccaattttgaaaaaaaattatccaataACATAATAATGAGTTATACAACTTAAGTTTAAGGGGCTCTTttcataaatagttttttaagtaactttcagaagaattataaaacattgaaaatcatcaaaacataaaatgtttttttaaaaaaaataagtatttgtttgaatacaataaaaaaaaaactttacaaatacaaaacaaaaaccaaacatttacaagtgtttcaaaaataaaaaccaaacattTACAAGTGTTTCAAAAAGTAgatattaaataatactattgAGTGCAGCTTTGGCATGATCCGACTTTTTTCTACCATTTCGATTTCGCTTGTACACATGAGTAAAAAGAAACGTATCTTGCCTTTTCTCTTCTGAATGTGCTTTATTAACAAGTTGTTGAACTAATTTGACTGTTCTTTCTGAACAATCATTCACAACATCAAGATTCATGATGGCTGTTTCAAATTCTTGAtagaaatcatttaaaatccAATACTCTGCAGGAAGCTTCATCCATTGAACCTCAGCTTTTCCATGACCAAGCATGTCAAATATAAGCCAGGACTTCTCTGTAACTAGTGGAACTAAACTGGGAGGCTCATCCTGTGAAAAGTTTAAGTTCTTCAGAATGTCTTTATCCAACACCTGTCTTTCTAAGGAATACTCCTCTATAGAGGGTCGTTTCAGACCAAATAGTCTCTTAGCCATGTTGCTACGTTCTTTACATTTCTGATCGGCAATTGCTATAATGACTAAATATGGGTCAAGGTACCAAGTATGTCGCATAATGGATTCAGAAACAGCTTGAGCTCCAGCATTATTCAATTCCTCAAACCTTTTCATCTGTCAGTATGCTTTCATATCCTAATAGTTAAGGGTTAgatttttcaatgtttaatttaaaaataaataatatacctactttttgtatttattcaaaattatatctttattttaaaacaattattcagACCGTGTACCTGCGTTGGAGCAGTTGAACTTAGCTCCGCTCTAAGAAACCATTCAGTgtaaaaaatggaaagaaaCTTTGTCATTTCAGTGATTTCATCCTTGCTCTCTTCATTGATTTCAGGGATTTTTTCCATAAGTAGAAACAGTTTTaggtaaaataaacttttagccATGAATCTGGCATGATGAACAGCTCTAGGATTGTGAAGTTTAAACCTGTCAGTGTGTGACAGTACCATCAATGTAAGTTCAGCCAATTCTTGATAATCTTTACGAAACTTTCCAtcctaaacaaattttttttcctaagttataataacttaaattacTTACTACAAATTTGTAAAGCTGGAAAATTATATGCGACGTACTACTTTACTATACTATTTTTTGGAAGTAAGAAGAGataattagattttaaattaatttataaagctATTATTACTCACCTTCTTAAAAACTTTAGTGCTAATTATATATCTGCAAAATTGAATAGCACTCAGCCTTTGTTCATTAATCCAGGAATCAACAGGAGttgataatctttttaaatcttgattttCAGTATCTAGATCATTCCAATGGTTCTTCagaagtttaaataatttgttttctgGTCCTGAAGTATGGCTACTTGGATAAAGCTCCCAAAAATGGGTAACATGACGCTCAACAATATGGTGTCGACATGCAGTTAATAACATAGGGCGCTGTAAGTGCACAATGATTCTGCTACAAGCTCCTTTTGCTTTACCTGTGTTGGCGCTAGTGGTATCAAAGCAAAGACACTGAACTTTATCCTCTAATCCAAAGTTAGAAATAAGTTCTTCTATAGCTTCTTTTTGGTGTTCTCCAGAACCTGAGTCGATTACTGGAATTCCAAGTAACGCGGTTTGTTCTTTAATCCTAGCAAGAACAGCTAACCTAtcttttgaaaactgttttcCTTTAGTAAGTTCTTTCacaatttttccatcaaaatgaatTGTTATCAGAGAATTTGAAGATTTAGAAATGCTTTTTATATGGTCTCTGATTTCATTTGCACCCATTACCACAGCATTCTCTGCTGCTCTGTATGATGAAGATTTAGAGCATACAAACTCAGACATGCATCCTCCAGAATTGACAATAATACTGCTAAGAATTGCTGTATGTTGATGTGGAGTTAAGCCCTCTCCAACTGCTGTGTGAGCAGTACGGTGCAAGATATCCTTTGGTATGTTGACAGAATTTGTAGGATCAATATATGACTCAATTTCAAATTCACTATCACTTGAATTGCTTTTATTGGTATTAAAAGAACTTAATGAGTTTTCAGAATCAGTATCTGAtacattgtttaatttattataactcCATTTAGatttatactttctttttaatgaatattgaaATCTCTTATCCAATCCCCCTAACTTTCCTTTCCTTTCCTCTAATTGGTCTTTAAGAAAAGCTATGTCTTCCTCTTTGTCATTTTGGTTTCTCAACctatcttttcttattttttcaatcatATTTAGTGGGTTTTCTCCAATCCAGAAAacctttttcatattttctttaaagttctttctttttttaacttcagcAGCGTTGTTTCTTTTGCTTAGGCTTTTCAGCTTCATCCAGTCTTTCACCATTTTTGTGACCTTGATcctataaaatgaaattattattattaaatgcttattaaaacttaaaaatatattttagtgtTTTGATAAGGTTATACAGTTTGATCTATCATTACCTTAGCTTCTGAGTTGTAATTACTTCAAATCCACCACGTGTCCATGGAACTACAAGTTTAGATATTATGCAGCAATGTAACTGACTGGTAGGACAATTTGGTGAGAATGATCCACTTTTGTTTGGACATCCTAcaataaaactcagtttaactTCAGGTTTAGATTTTCTCAGAAAGTTGTAGTATTGAAGAATTTCTTGTGTAGTTGCAAATTTATTGTTAGGAATAGTACAATTTCTTTTTCCCACTAAAAAAGTATCATCAACtctttcaattttctttttgggTGGCATCATataaatagttaatattttatgttattctaaaattaaatgtttacatataaGTATATTAGATGAAATaataagattatattttaattttaaaaatgaaatttttattttttattttatttaaaatcttttttattctttattcaaaacaaaaattgttcagcaaaaaaagttatgttttcaaatattaaattatacaaaaaaattgaaatgtaagatattttgaaaatacccACTAAAAACCCGCTTTTTgctgaaaaaatgaaattctttgaatgtttatttttgaaaagagcCCCTTAAACATAAGTTGTATAACTCATTACCATGTTAttggatagttttttttttttaatggttgaAGTTTAAGGGTCCCACAAGCGGGGTAAAGTTTTCATTAAAACG includes:
- the LOC136082073 gene encoding uncharacterized protein LOC136082073, with translation MPPKKKIERVDDTFLVGKRNCTIPNNKFATTQEILQYYNFLRKSKPEVKLSFIVGCPNKSGSFSPNCPTSQLHCCIISKLVVPWTRGGFEVITTQKLRIKVTKMVKDWMKLKSLSKRNNAAEVKKRKNFKENMKKVFWIGENPLNMIEKIRKDRLRNQNDKEEDIAFLKDQLEERKGKLGGLDKRFQYSLKRKYKSKWSYNKLNNVSDTDSENSLSSFNTNKSNSSDSEFEIESYIDPTNSVNIPKDILHRTAHTAVGEGLTPHQHTAILSSIIVNSGGCMSEFVCSKSSSYRAAENAVVMGANEIRDHIKSISKSSNSLITIHFDGKIVKELTKGKQFSKDRLAVLARIKEQTALLGIPVIDSGSGEHQKEAIEELISNFGLEDKVQCLCFDTTSANTGKAKGACSRIIVHLQRPMLLTACRHHIVERHVTHFWELYPSSHTSGPENKLFKLLKNHWNDLDTENQDLKRLSTPVDSWINEQRLSAIQFCRYIISTKVFKKDGKFRKDYQELAELTLMVLSHTDRFKLHNPRAVHHARFMAKSLFYLKLFLLMEKIPEINEESKDEITEMTKFLSIFYTEWFLRAELSSTAPTQVHGLNNCFKIKI